One part of the Panthera leo isolate Ple1 chromosome D4, P.leo_Ple1_pat1.1, whole genome shotgun sequence genome encodes these proteins:
- the LOC122205264 gene encoding interferon omega-1-like: protein MALLRPLLTALALLTCRPGGSLGCALPGSHAQVSRDNLVLLGQMRRLSPFLCLRARKDFRFPREMLEGGQLREAQAAAAVLRELLQQTFNLLHTERSSAAWSPAPLHGLRSGLHRQLEALDACLVQATGEGERAPGMHGPALAIKRYFQDIRVYLEDQGYSDCAWEIVRLEIMRALSSSATLQDSLAIKDGDLGSP, encoded by the coding sequence ATGGCTCTCCTGCGCCCTCTGCTGACCGCCCTGGCGCTGCTCACCTGCCGCCCTGGAGGCTCTCTGGGCTGTGCCCTGCCTGGGAGCCACGCGCAGGTTAGCAGGGACAACTTGGTGCTCCTGGGCCAGATGCGGCGACTGTCCCCTTTCTTGTGCCTGCGGGCCAGAAAAGACTTCCGCTTCCCCCGGGAGATGCTGGAGGGCGGCCAGCTCCGGGAGGCccaggccgccgccgccgtccTGCGGGAGCTGCTTCAGCAGACCTTCAACCTGTTGCACACGGAGCGCTCCTCGGCGGCCTGGAGCCCCGCGCCGCTGCACGGACTCCGCTCTGGCCTCCACCGGCAGCTGGAAGCCCTGGACGCCTGCCTGGTGCAGGCCACGGGCGAGGGAGAGCGCGCCCCGGGGATGCACGGCCCTGCCCTGGCCATCAAGAGGTACTTCCAGGACATCCGCGTCTACCTGGAGGACCAGGGATACAGTGACTGCGCCTGGGAAATTGTCAGACTGGAAATCATGAGAGCCTTGTCCTCCTCGGCGACCTTGCAAGACAGCTTGGCCATCAAGGATGGAGACCTGGGGTCACCTTGA